The following are from one region of the Nitrospinota bacterium genome:
- the der gene encoding ribosome biogenesis GTPase Der: MFYIAIVGRPNVGKSTLFNKIIGGRPAIVDDTPGVTRDRNVAIAEWRGKKFGIIDSGGFEPESRDKILSQMREQTMMAIEEADLIFLMVDGREGVTSVDEDIAKRLRKSGKRVSLVVNKMDSHKQESAEADFMGLGFEDVFPISAEHSIGLDPLLKNAVGEIKEEEHVEPEDEERPVRIAVVGKPNAGKSSLVNTLLGKSRMMVSDVPGTTRDAIDTEFTARGKRWVIIDTAGIRRKAKVTAKLEKYSVIMAMKAIERADVALLMIDGTEGAAAQETKIAGLVQEAGKACVIVVNKWDAVEKDEKTALRYEEGIRNLLKFLVHAPVIFVSATTGQRVSKILEVVEEVGAEYNKRIATSALNGILEEATKRKEPPVFRGKRVKLYFATQASAAPPTFVIMANYPDGVHFSYQRYLANRIREQGGFNKTPIRLLFRKPAGRRTGERERGGKR, from the coding sequence ATGTTCTATATCGCTATCGTGGGAAGGCCGAACGTGGGAAAGTCCACGTTGTTCAACAAAATCATCGGCGGGCGCCCCGCCATTGTGGACGACACACCCGGAGTCACCCGCGACAGGAACGTGGCCATCGCCGAATGGCGCGGCAAAAAATTCGGGATAATAGACTCCGGCGGGTTCGAGCCGGAAAGCCGCGACAAGATACTCTCCCAGATGCGCGAGCAGACCATGATGGCCATCGAGGAGGCGGACCTGATCTTCCTGATGGTGGACGGCCGAGAGGGGGTCACCTCCGTGGACGAGGACATCGCCAAGCGGCTGCGGAAATCGGGGAAACGTGTGTCCCTTGTTGTGAACAAGATGGACTCCCACAAGCAGGAGTCGGCCGAGGCCGATTTCATGGGCCTGGGATTCGAGGACGTTTTCCCCATAAGCGCGGAGCATTCCATCGGGCTAGACCCCCTGCTCAAGAACGCCGTGGGGGAAATCAAGGAAGAAGAGCACGTTGAACCGGAGGACGAGGAGCGCCCGGTGCGCATCGCCGTGGTGGGCAAGCCCAACGCGGGCAAGTCGTCGCTGGTCAACACCCTGCTGGGCAAGAGCCGGATGATGGTGAGCGATGTTCCCGGCACCACCCGCGACGCGATAGACACGGAGTTCACGGCGCGCGGCAAGCGGTGGGTGATAATAGACACAGCCGGAATACGCCGCAAGGCCAAGGTGACGGCCAAGCTTGAGAAATACTCCGTGATAATGGCCATGAAGGCCATCGAGCGGGCGGACGTGGCGCTATTGATGATAGACGGCACGGAGGGCGCCGCCGCGCAGGAGACGAAGATAGCCGGGCTTGTCCAAGAGGCCGGCAAGGCGTGCGTTATCGTGGTGAACAAGTGGGACGCGGTGGAAAAGGACGAAAAGACGGCGCTGCGATATGAAGAAGGGATCCGCAACCTGCTAAAGTTCCTGGTCCACGCCCCTGTTATATTCGTTTCCGCCACCACGGGGCAAAGGGTGAGCAAGATACTGGAGGTTGTGGAGGAAGTGGGCGCCGAGTACAACAAGAGGATCGCCACATCCGCCCTCAACGGCATTCTGGAAGAAGCGACCAAGCGCAAGGAGCCGCCGGTGTTCCGCGGCAAACGGGTGAAGCTTTATTTCGCCACGCAGGCCTCTGCGGCCCCTCCCACGTTTGTGATCATGGCCAACTATCCCGACGGGGTGCATTTCTCCTATCAGCGCTACCTTGCCAACAGGATCAGGGAGCAAGGGGGATTTAACAAGACCCCCATAAGGCTTCTGTTCCGCAAACCCGCGGGCAGGCGAACAGGGGAACGGGAGCGCGGCGGCAAGCGATGA
- a CDS encoding helix-turn-helix transcriptional regulator, protein MSVQNGVSRLREGHHWSQEELARRSGISVLLIKRIENGAFTPGWDMAKALAATLGVTIDELARDTPYHFL, encoded by the coding sequence ATGTCAGTTCAAAACGGCGTGAGCAGGCTTCGGGAAGGCCACCATTGGTCGCAGGAGGAACTTGCGCGCCGTTCCGGAATCAGCGTCCTGCTTATCAAGCGCATCGAAAACGGCGCATTCACCCCAGGTTGGGACATGGCAAAAGCCCTGGCCGCCACGCTGGGAGTGACGATTGACGAACTTGCCCGCGACACGCCGTATCATTTTCTTTAA
- a CDS encoding ribbon-helix-helix protein, CopG family: MEQQVAVRMPDDMVKRLDKLARKTGRGKSYYIREAVSEFLDDLADGHIALKRMNSKDVGKRA, encoded by the coding sequence ATGGAGCAACAGGTTGCCGTGCGGATGCCGGACGACATGGTGAAGCGGCTTGACAAACTCGCCAGAAAAACCGGCCGTGGCAAAAGCTATTACATCCGCGAAGCCGTCAGCGAGTTCCTTGACGACCTTGCGGATGGGCATATCGCTCTCAAACGCATGAACAGTAAAGACGTTGGAAAGCGCGCTTAA